TTGATATTAATAAAAACTCTTCAGTTTATCTCAATTTTCTGATGGATTCAAGAAAACCAGACTTGTGGATTCAAGTTGCCGTTGGTGGATTCCAACGTTTATGTTTCCGCTGCATCAATTTCAATCTTTTATCCTCACCCAATCCATCCCATAAAGTTAAGAGTATCGATAAGTTAGTGTAGATAACCTAAAAACAATAGCTCACCAGTTAGTGTAGATATCCTCACCCAATCTGATTATGATGTTATTGTTCAAATGTTGAAGAAAGAGGTTGACTTTGCATCCTTTATATAGTGTGCTTGGTAGATGTAAATTTTTGATGGGCAACCTCTCTATGTGTGAGGTCTCACGTGTACAGAGAGATCAACATGGTGGCTGATATTCTCTCTAAGTCCAGATTAGGTTCTGAGTTTGGAATGCAATATTTTCAGTAAACTCCTCCATAAGATATTAATGCTGTTTTTGATGACTTGTGTGATATTGTTAAGTTTAGGAATGTAACTAGAGCTTATCTAGTTTCTGTTTTTTTTTCTTGGATTAATTACAAAAGATCCCTCAAAGTATGGGGTCATTTTAATTTTGGTATCTAACTACTAAAATCTTGCGTTTACGTACCCGAAATTTTCCCTGTTAAACAAGTTAATACCTCCGTCAGTTTGGAGCGTTTTCTGATGACGTGACGCTAATGGACCCACAGCTGTCAGTTACTTGATAGATCTGAGGGGTATTTTGGTCTATTTCACTCTGCCTCTTCCCAGCACTACACCGAACATTAATGGTAGGAATGTGCCGAATCCTCATCTGGGTATTTTTCGCCTCAGTTCAAGCTTTAATGGGCATAAAGGAAGCTCTGGAGGACCCTCATGGTGTTCTAGGTAATTGGGATTATGATGCTGTTGATCCATGTAGCTGGGCTATGGTTGAGACCCTCACCCATGGACACTCCACGCTACTCCTTGATTGAAGAGACCGAAGCGCTTATGGTGGCACCAAATGGCGGATACCCATTTCAGAAAAACGCCCACTTTCTCAAACCCATTGCGCCTTCCTCCATTGATGAGCCTCACTTGCTCTTCTGAAAACCTGGTTGTTGGCCTGTAAGTCTTACTTCAAATTCTTCTTGAAAGTTGAAGTTCATGTTAGAGGTAGGGTATGGAATTTGAATTATTTTTTTGTACGAGAGCTTGGATTGTTCTTGGATTTAGATTAGTAATATGGTGGAGGCAGAGGCGCAATAAACAGGCATTCTTTGATGTTAAAGGTACCTGCTTTCTTGCTAGAGCAATTATGTAAACATGTTTTATTGACCGGGAAACTAATTGGAGTGACGATTCCTGTGCTTATGGCGATATTTCAGACAAGCATCAAGAAATTTCGCTTGGGAACTTGAAGAGATTTCATTTCAGAGAACTTCAGATTGCATCAAATAACTTCAGCAACAAGTCCCTACTAGGCAAGGGAGGCTTTGGACAGGCTTTGGACATGTTTACAAAGGAACTCTCTGCGATGGCACTATTGCAGCAGTCAAGAGACTTAAAGATTCAATTCCAGACCGAAGTTGAATTGATCAGCCTAGCAGTTCATCGCAACCAACAGAAAGGCTTCTAGTTTACCCATACATGTCCAATGGTAGTGTGGCTTCTCGTCTCAAAGGTACTAAATTAAAGGATAGAACCAACTCGATTAGTCATTTAGAATGTCTGTTGTGTTTGGATAACTTTAAAATCTTATCAATGCTTTTAACATGTAAACCGGTGTTGATTGGGGCACTAGGAAGGAGGATTGTTATACCTTCATGAGCAGTGTGACCCTAAAATTATCCACAGGCATGTGAAAGCAGCAAATGTTCTTGTTGATGACAATTGCGAAGCCGTGGTCGGAGATGCACCAAGATTCACATGTCACCACCGCAGCAAAAGGCAGAGTAAAATAAATTTAGGGGAAATTCTATTATGCAGCGCTGCATAGTATGCAGCCTGCTTTACAAGGCAAATATTCCAAAACAAAACACCCCATCACCCCGTGCAATGAAAGTATTTCTATTAGTGTATGTAT
Above is a window of Fragaria vesca subsp. vesca linkage group LG7, FraVesHawaii_1.0, whole genome shotgun sequence DNA encoding:
- the LOC101307929 gene encoding protein NSP-INTERACTING KINASE 1-like, which encodes MADTHFRKTPTFSNPLRLPPLMSLTCSSENLVVGLAWIVLGFRLVIWWRQRRNKQAFFDVKDKHQEISLGNLKRFHFRELQIASNNFSNKSLLGKGGFGQALDMFTKELSAMALLQQSRDLKIQFQTEVELISLAVHRNQQKGF